From Virgibacillus ihumii, the proteins below share one genomic window:
- a CDS encoding UvrD-helicase domain-containing protein codes for MTTTIIRNEEIEQFSRRLSKRWKNYFSIDGLLPGIHPTNEQKQVVQSSEKQLMIRGSAGSGKSLMLVYRLIKMMEQAESPQKILYVTFNQTLIQDTLKRLKQSDKYIELSKTHKVSVVTYHDLVRKILMYECGYPSINRLYMKQSSISNHESLIEARIRIILEEFKQSPEFIRYERLYKTHTPKFLREEFFWMKANGIYTWDMYSTRERKGRGHSPNVARKQRSTIFHLFKLYQDFMKNHFKTPQLDMEDYALHLLNELQLNKSASFKFDHILVDEFQDLQPMQIKSLVALTRKTITLVGDAKQRIYKRTPVSYKDLNLKVNSRTNQRLTKNFRSTRQIMNLASALQFTDVENVREDDQDFFREGPKPEIKHFTTMNRMANQMKKEIHQILNYHPGKSIAVIHRYSDNELNRYGNLRHALEREFHVIGIEQYGKSFDYNKQKKPIFFTNPFEIKGLEFDYVFIVHFDRYHYPSENRINDLKERYDTKKINYQNYDKDYDEILNDEKKVLYVACSRAKEELRLYYANEKQQRISPFVRDFDTRDYVSNFGKGKYRN; via the coding sequence TTGACAACAACAATAATTAGAAATGAAGAAATAGAGCAGTTTAGCAGGCGTTTGTCAAAGAGATGGAAAAATTATTTTTCAATAGACGGACTTCTACCTGGAATTCATCCAACCAATGAACAGAAACAAGTCGTTCAGTCTAGCGAGAAGCAATTAATGATCAGAGGATCTGCAGGCAGTGGGAAGAGTTTGATGCTCGTTTACCGGCTAATTAAAATGATGGAGCAGGCAGAATCTCCTCAAAAAATTCTCTATGTTACATTTAACCAAACATTAATTCAGGACACTTTAAAACGTTTGAAACAGTCGGATAAATATATTGAATTGTCAAAAACTCATAAGGTTAGTGTTGTCACATATCATGACTTGGTTAGAAAAATCCTGATGTATGAATGTGGATATCCAAGTATAAACCGGCTTTATATGAAGCAATCATCTATATCTAATCATGAATCTTTGATAGAAGCGCGTATTCGTATTATTCTTGAAGAATTTAAACAATCACCTGAATTTATCAGATATGAACGGTTATACAAAACACATACCCCTAAGTTTTTGCGTGAAGAGTTTTTTTGGATGAAGGCAAATGGAATTTATACTTGGGATATGTATTCTACCAGGGAAAGAAAAGGACGAGGGCATAGTCCCAACGTTGCAAGAAAACAACGATCGACCATTTTTCATTTGTTTAAGCTGTATCAGGATTTTATGAAGAACCATTTTAAAACTCCCCAACTTGATATGGAAGATTATGCATTGCATTTGCTAAATGAGCTGCAATTGAATAAAAGTGCATCGTTCAAATTTGATCACATATTGGTTGATGAATTTCAGGATTTGCAGCCAATGCAGATTAAAAGTTTGGTGGCACTAACTAGAAAGACAATTACACTCGTCGGGGATGCTAAGCAAAGAATTTATAAACGAACTCCTGTATCATACAAGGATTTAAACCTTAAAGTCAATTCAAGAACCAATCAAAGGCTCACAAAGAATTTTCGCTCGACAAGGCAGATTATGAACCTAGCAAGTGCTTTGCAATTTACTGATGTAGAAAATGTCCGTGAAGACGATCAGGATTTCTTCCGAGAAGGTCCAAAGCCAGAAATAAAACATTTTACAACAATGAACCGCATGGCAAATCAAATGAAAAAAGAGATACATCAAATATTGAATTATCATCCAGGTAAATCTATTGCTGTTATTCATCGTTATAGTGACAATGAATTAAATAGGTATGGGAATTTAAGGCATGCATTAGAACGAGAATTCCATGTTATTGGAATTGAACAATATGGAAAAAGTTTTGATTATAATAAACAAAAGAAACCTATTTTCTTCACAAACCCCTTCGAAATAAAGGGATTGGAGTTTGATTATGTATTTATTGTCCATTTTGACCGTTACCATTATCCGTCAGAAAATAGAATAAACGATCTGAAGGAACGGTATGACACAAAGAAAATAAACTACCAGAATTATGATAAAGATTATGACGAGATTTTGAATGATGAAAAGAAGGTGTTATATGTAGCCTGCTCACGGGCAAAAGAAGAACTGCGGTTGTATTATGCAAACGAAAAGCAGCAACGGATATCTCCATTTGTAAGGGATTTTGATACGCGAGATTATGTGAGTAATTTTGGTAAGGGGAAGTATAGGAATTAG
- a CDS encoding glycerate kinase yields MNILLAPDSYKGSLTSIQVANTMERAILSLNNKAIVESKPMADGGEGTVDALLSSVGGQQVEVTCTGPLGEKINTYYAILKDNTAVIEIANIAGLIQVPQAKRNPDMTTTYGLGEVISDALDRGCTSFIIGLGGSATNDGGLGLLQALGMKAWKRKGQASGIFGKDLLDVTRVSFADIDPRLSRASIKVACDVDNPLYGANGASVVYGPQKGTTDKQVPIYDNALANFSSVIENQLKKTFHDTEGAGAAGGLGFALLILGAELVSGAELVADASFMKDAIKQADLIITGEGQSDEQTLYGKAPGYIADLAQFYEIPALLISGSLAGDHNKLRSKFHGCFSAVTQPMTIDECMKHAEKLLYNQTKQIVDFVYGMRK; encoded by the coding sequence ATGAACATTTTATTAGCCCCAGATTCGTATAAAGGAAGTTTAACTTCCATCCAGGTAGCAAACACGATGGAACGTGCGATTCTGTCTCTCAACAATAAGGCTATTGTTGAATCGAAACCGATGGCTGATGGTGGGGAAGGAACTGTTGATGCATTGCTTTCATCTGTAGGCGGTCAACAAGTAGAAGTAACATGCACAGGTCCATTAGGTGAAAAAATTAATACGTACTATGCCATACTTAAAGACAACACAGCTGTCATCGAAATTGCAAACATTGCCGGACTTATCCAAGTACCGCAAGCTAAACGTAATCCGGATATGACTACAACTTACGGACTTGGTGAAGTTATCAGCGATGCATTGGATAGAGGCTGTACCTCATTTATTATCGGACTGGGCGGCAGCGCAACAAACGACGGTGGACTTGGATTACTGCAGGCTTTAGGAATGAAAGCATGGAAAAGGAAAGGGCAAGCTTCAGGAATATTCGGGAAAGATTTATTGGATGTTACACGTGTCAGTTTCGCTGACATCGACCCCAGATTGTCTCGTGCTTCCATAAAAGTTGCTTGTGATGTAGATAATCCGTTATATGGGGCGAATGGCGCCAGTGTGGTTTATGGACCGCAAAAAGGCACAACCGATAAGCAAGTACCTATATATGACAATGCACTCGCTAATTTTTCATCTGTAATTGAAAATCAGTTAAAAAAAACATTTCACGATACAGAAGGTGCAGGCGCTGCCGGTGGATTGGGTTTTGCCTTACTCATACTCGGCGCAGAACTAGTATCAGGTGCAGAACTCGTGGCTGATGCTTCGTTTATGAAGGATGCCATAAAGCAGGCCGATTTGATAATAACGGGTGAAGGCCAAAGTGATGAACAGACTTTATACGGAAAAGCACCTGGATATATTGCTGATCTGGCCCAGTTTTATGAAATACCAGCTTTATTAATTTCCGGATCATTAGCCGGAGATCATAATAAGCTCCGCAGCAAATTTCACGGATGCTTTTCCGCTGTTACACAACCTATGACGATTGACGAGTGCATGAAACATGCCGAAAAATTATTATATAATCAGACAAAACAGATTGTGGATTTTGTTTATGGGATGCGGAAATGA
- a CDS encoding SIS domain-containing protein yields the protein MKRIHHSQKISFFGVTFSHLLARNAQFKFIRLGKYASSYSNHENQLSEAEILTTEDLAIVISFSGETRFITRLVKQLKKRNIPIVAITGNENSFLAQHANQIIPVSSKALKNYKSPILEEINMLSVINSIYLVYSIFLNNLE from the coding sequence GTGAAACGAATTCATCATTCCCAAAAAATTTCATTTTTCGGTGTAACATTCTCACACTTGCTTGCAAGAAATGCGCAATTTAAATTTATCCGACTGGGAAAATATGCATCCTCATACAGTAACCATGAAAATCAGCTTTCTGAAGCAGAAATTCTGACAACTGAAGATTTGGCTATTGTCATTTCTTTCTCCGGGGAAACGAGGTTCATTACGCGATTGGTCAAGCAATTAAAAAAACGAAACATACCGATTGTTGCAATTACAGGTAACGAAAATAGTTTTTTAGCACAGCATGCAAATCAAATTATTCCGGTCAGCAGCAAAGCACTTAAAAATTATAAATCACCGATCCTGGAAGAAATCAACATGCTCAGTGTTATCAATTCCATTTATCTTGTTTATTCTATATTCTTAAATAATCTTGAATAG
- a CDS encoding MurR/RpiR family transcriptional regulator, translated as MYNFLAKLLNFIESSTDSTKSEIIIAEYILRNVNKIPKMSIYELAKECHTSPATITRFCHRFENITFKELKEYARTFIEFNYTEVDYENLELKINLSQLNSYYNELQASLRNPESYAIKGNSGGCETNSSFPKNFIFRCNILTLACKKCAI; from the coding sequence ATGTATAATTTTTTAGCCAAGCTATTAAACTTTATTGAGTCTTCAACTGACAGTACGAAATCAGAAATTATTATTGCCGAATATATTTTGCGTAACGTCAATAAAATTCCAAAAATGTCAATTTATGAATTAGCTAAAGAATGCCATACATCCCCCGCTACCATTACGCGTTTTTGTCATCGCTTTGAAAATATAACATTTAAAGAACTAAAAGAGTACGCTCGTACTTTCATCGAATTCAATTACACGGAAGTAGATTATGAAAACCTTGAATTGAAAATCAATTTAAGTCAACTAAACAGCTATTATAATGAGCTGCAGGCATCACTAAGAAACCCGGAATCTTATGCAATCAAAGGAAATTCTGGAGGTTGTGAAACGAATTCATCATTCCCAAAAAATTTCATTTTTCGGTGTAACATTCTCACACTTGCTTGCAAGAAATGCGCAATTTAA
- a CDS encoding 6-phospho-alpha-glucosidase, translating into MKKYNVLVVGGGSTWTPGLLKGMCSRKETFPINRLVMYDIDYDRQQTIGEFAKVLFNEEYPEIDFSYTTDKEEAFQEDIDFVFVQMRTGGYAMREKDEKIPLNLGVIGQETCGPGGFAYGMRSIRDMVELVKDVRNKTKDAWILNYTNPAAIVAVALQQIFPEDKRILNICDQPENLLRSYGRLLDMNERDFDPVYFGLNHFGWFTHLYDQEGNDLLPKLRKTILEGGFRPADYEQRDQSWLDTYAMVEQMVQDFPDYLPNTYLQYYLYPDKVLNKLDPEFTRTNEVQAGREKRVFEDCARVAEAGTTKDSNVVENDAHGEFILIVAESIAHNKGNNFVVILKNDGIISNLPDDAMVEVATSLTANGPRPYAVGEIPTFYKGMIEGQYAYEKLTAEAFIEGSYSKALQALTLNRTIVSATKAKEVLDALIEANKEYWPELR; encoded by the coding sequence GTGAAAAAATATAATGTGCTTGTAGTTGGTGGTGGAAGTACATGGACGCCGGGGTTACTAAAAGGAATGTGTTCGAGAAAAGAGACTTTTCCGATTAATCGGTTAGTTATGTATGATATTGATTATGATCGCCAACAAACGATCGGTGAATTTGCGAAAGTACTATTTAATGAAGAGTACCCGGAAATTGATTTTAGTTATACAACAGATAAAGAAGAAGCATTTCAGGAAGATATCGATTTTGTTTTCGTACAAATGCGTACAGGCGGCTATGCCATGCGTGAAAAAGACGAAAAGATTCCATTAAACCTAGGTGTTATTGGCCAGGAAACGTGTGGACCGGGCGGTTTTGCATACGGTATGCGTTCCATCAGAGACATGGTTGAGCTTGTAAAAGATGTACGAAACAAAACAAAAGATGCATGGATTTTAAATTATACAAATCCGGCAGCTATTGTTGCGGTAGCATTACAGCAAATATTCCCTGAAGATAAACGAATCCTGAATATTTGTGATCAGCCCGAAAATCTGCTTCGCTCGTACGGGCGTTTGCTTGATATGAACGAAAGGGATTTTGACCCTGTTTATTTCGGATTAAATCACTTCGGCTGGTTTACACATTTATATGATCAAGAAGGTAACGATTTACTTCCTAAATTAAGGAAAACGATTCTTGAAGGTGGATTCCGCCCAGCTGACTATGAACAGCGTGATCAATCATGGCTTGATACGTATGCCATGGTCGAACAGATGGTACAAGATTTTCCGGATTATCTGCCAAACACGTATTTACAGTATTATTTATATCCGGATAAGGTACTAAATAAACTGGACCCTGAATTCACACGTACAAATGAAGTACAGGCAGGAAGAGAAAAACGTGTGTTTGAGGATTGCGCCCGTGTTGCTGAAGCAGGAACAACGAAGGATTCCAATGTTGTTGAAAATGACGCACATGGCGAGTTTATCCTAATTGTTGCAGAGTCGATTGCTCATAATAAAGGTAATAATTTTGTTGTAATTTTGAAAAACGATGGTATTATCAGCAATCTGCCGGATGACGCGATGGTTGAAGTGGCAACGAGTTTGACAGCAAATGGTCCACGGCCATATGCAGTTGGTGAAATTCCAACTTTCTATAAAGGAATGATTGAGGGACAGTATGCATATGAAAAACTTACTGCTGAAGCATTTATAGAAGGTTCTTACAGTAAAGCACTTCAGGCTTTAACATTAAATCGTACGATTGTTTCTGCAACAAAAGCAAAAGAAGTGTTAGATGCGTTAATTGAAGCGAACAAAGAATACTGGCCGGAATTAAGGTAA
- the ptsG gene encoding glucose-specific PTS transporter subunit IIBC: MKKIFNFDFFQRIGKTFMVIISLLPAAGLLLGIGTTLQSPYLIEYLPFLESDFWQTIAELMIGAGNAIFGNLGVLFAVGIAGSWTGGKAAAGLSALVGYMVMHTVIGIVLGINMDNISEAGHVLELGIPTLQVGVFGGIIMGFMTAALYNKYHDFKMPEMLSFFGGARFVPIITATYSIALALILTVIWPPIQDGIYALGSALSGENTPAYFMFIYGVVERGLIPFGLHHIFYIPIRFSEVGGTYTTLAGNIVSGDTAMYMAQLADKQINDAVEITAGRFMAGKFPFVMFGLPAAALAMYHMAKPENKKAVSGILFTAAGTAFLTGITEPIEFTFLFVAPLLYVFHTLMAGLSFMLMYILDVNVGYAGGSGIIDFTLFGILPGVGEPWWYVVIVGLLMSVIYYAVFRWAIKKWDLQTPGRGGEETNRMYTKEDYKAKTKGAAGAADQKAYEVLSALGGASNINNLDACITRLRVGVNDKGNVNKTELQSLGASGVLEVGNGVQAIFGPTSDTLKNQIQNILGGKTDNATTETAASHVTKETPNSSVNTTVSLTAPASGKVVSLEEVPDEVFSQKMMGDGIAIQPSSGDIVSPIDGEIVSVFPAKHAITLRTNEGAELLIHMGLDTVNLNGEGFEIKVSAEDKIRTGDPIAQMNIDFLAEKGYNTITPIIVMNGDQYKVNHQAYPYSVTAGEEVLVEMNRE; the protein is encoded by the coding sequence ATGAAGAAGATTTTTAACTTCGATTTTTTTCAACGCATAGGTAAGACATTTATGGTCATCATTTCGTTACTTCCTGCAGCGGGTTTATTGCTGGGGATCGGAACGACCTTACAATCGCCATATTTAATTGAGTATCTGCCATTTCTGGAATCCGATTTTTGGCAAACGATTGCAGAATTAATGATCGGTGCAGGAAATGCAATATTCGGGAATTTAGGTGTATTATTTGCAGTAGGTATTGCCGGAAGCTGGACTGGAGGTAAAGCAGCAGCTGGACTATCTGCGTTGGTTGGATATATGGTAATGCATACTGTAATTGGTATTGTACTAGGTATAAATATGGATAATATTTCTGAAGCGGGTCATGTTCTTGAATTAGGTATCCCTACCCTTCAGGTTGGGGTGTTTGGTGGGATTATAATGGGATTTATGACAGCTGCCCTTTATAATAAATACCATGATTTCAAAATGCCTGAGATGTTATCCTTCTTTGGTGGTGCACGATTTGTTCCTATTATTACAGCGACATATTCAATCGCTCTTGCCCTTATTTTGACTGTTATCTGGCCGCCCATTCAGGACGGGATTTATGCGCTTGGCTCCGCATTATCAGGAGAAAACACCCCGGCATATTTTATGTTTATTTACGGAGTGGTAGAACGTGGATTAATTCCATTTGGATTACACCATATATTCTACATTCCAATCCGTTTTTCAGAGGTAGGTGGGACATATACAACACTTGCAGGAAATATTGTATCTGGTGACACAGCAATGTATATGGCTCAGCTTGCTGATAAACAAATAAATGATGCAGTTGAAATTACGGCTGGACGTTTTATGGCAGGGAAATTCCCATTTGTCATGTTTGGTTTACCTGCAGCGGCTTTAGCAATGTATCATATGGCAAAACCTGAAAATAAAAAGGCAGTTTCGGGAATATTATTCACAGCTGCAGGGACCGCATTCCTAACAGGAATCACAGAACCGATTGAATTCACATTCTTATTCGTTGCGCCGTTATTGTATGTTTTTCATACATTGATGGCAGGACTTTCGTTTATGCTCATGTATATCCTTGATGTAAATGTTGGATATGCAGGAGGATCGGGAATCATTGATTTCACTCTATTTGGTATTTTGCCGGGAGTCGGTGAACCGTGGTGGTATGTCGTTATTGTAGGTCTATTAATGTCCGTCATATACTACGCAGTATTTAGATGGGCAATCAAGAAATGGGATCTGCAAACACCTGGACGCGGCGGTGAAGAAACCAACCGTATGTATACAAAAGAAGATTATAAAGCAAAAACAAAAGGAGCTGCAGGTGCTGCCGATCAAAAAGCATATGAGGTACTGTCGGCACTTGGCGGCGCAAGCAATATAAACAACCTTGATGCATGTATTACACGTTTAAGAGTTGGTGTTAACGATAAAGGTAATGTAAATAAAACAGAACTGCAATCGCTCGGTGCTTCCGGCGTGCTCGAAGTAGGAAATGGTGTACAAGCCATTTTTGGCCCGACATCTGATACGTTAAAAAATCAAATCCAGAATATTCTTGGTGGAAAGACGGACAATGCAACAACTGAAACTGCTGCTTCACACGTAACAAAAGAAACACCAAACAGTTCAGTAAATACTACTGTTTCGTTGACCGCTCCGGCATCCGGTAAAGTTGTTTCATTGGAAGAAGTACCTGATGAAGTATTCTCGCAAAAAATGATGGGCGATGGCATTGCAATACAACCTTCTTCAGGAGACATTGTCTCTCCAATTGATGGTGAAATTGTCAGCGTATTTCCAGCCAAACATGCTATAACACTTCGCACAAATGAAGGCGCAGAGTTATTAATTCATATGGGCTTGGATACAGTGAATCTAAATGGAGAAGGCTTTGAGATCAAAGTTTCAGCAGAAGATAAAATTCGTACAGGTGATCCTATAGCACAAATGAATATCGATTTTCTTGCTGAAAAAGGCTATAACACGATTACTCCGATTATTGTAATGAATGGCGATCAATATAAAGTGAACCATCAAGCTTATCCGTATAGTGTTACTGCAGGGGAAGAGGTTTTGGTTGAGATGAATAGAGAATAG
- a CDS encoding MerR family transcriptional regulator, translating to MKTIAEVAAEFGVSTRTIRYYEEIGLLVPGRTSGNRRMYSKTDMTRLKLIFRGKRYGFSLEEIKEMILLFDEDRTGKKQLKRTIEYGESRIAEIEGTIAEFQALKAEMEILLGQFKQKLREEEEGS from the coding sequence GTGAAGACGATTGCGGAAGTTGCTGCGGAGTTTGGTGTGTCGACAAGGACGATTCGTTATTATGAGGAAATTGGTCTTTTGGTGCCGGGGCGAACTTCGGGTAACAGGCGAATGTATTCCAAGACTGATATGACAAGGTTGAAGCTTATTTTTCGCGGGAAGCGATATGGTTTCTCGCTTGAAGAAATTAAAGAAATGATTTTGCTTTTTGATGAGGATCGAACGGGTAAAAAACAACTCAAGCGAACGATCGAATACGGGGAGTCAAGAATTGCGGAAATTGAGGGTACGATTGCGGAGTTTCAGGCGTTAAAAGCAGAAATGGAAATACTTTTGGGGCAGTTTAAACAAAAATTACGGGAAGAGGAGGAAGGTTCATGA
- a CDS encoding class I adenylate-forming enzyme family protein, producing MNSSKLLARNARKYPLQEAVVCQGRRLTYRELDFHVNCFGSAIKGKGIDKGDKVALLMPNVIEFAIAYFAVQRLGAIVVPVNAKLTGSEVEYIVENSDAKAFIVHELLFQGVKHFTAPSILIKTGDFDGDWQSFEALMESGSADPISCDLTEDDLSTILYTSGTTGKPKGVLFSYRNILSVANLVCVEMEVKPESRILLMMPLSHSAPLHLFFMAGMIVGSTLVLTPTFTPDLFLDTVEQEKTTHFFGAPVAYLTTAQHPRINEADLSSMKWWVYGGAALSTKEVKHIKQVFPNGNLVCVYGLTEAGPSGTLLLDHEHETKAGSIGKRAALGTEIKIIDNDGNGLSPGEVGEIALHGEGNMVGYYNNPDATDEVLQNGWLRTGDLAMKDDDGYFWIVDRKKDMIISGGVNVYPKEIEDVFLMYEGVTEVAVIGVPHPEWGETVKAIFAANEKVTQNDVKSFLQERLASYKVPRIYEQVEALPRNASGKILKQVLREGVAN from the coding sequence ATGAACAGTTCGAAGTTGCTGGCGCGTAATGCAAGGAAGTATCCATTACAGGAGGCGGTGGTTTGTCAGGGCCGTCGGTTGACTTATCGGGAACTGGATTTTCATGTAAATTGTTTTGGAAGCGCTATCAAAGGAAAGGGGATTGACAAAGGGGATAAAGTTGCCTTGCTGATGCCGAACGTTATAGAATTTGCGATTGCCTATTTTGCGGTGCAGCGCCTTGGTGCAATCGTTGTTCCGGTAAATGCGAAACTCACGGGTTCGGAAGTGGAGTATATTGTGGAAAATTCTGATGCGAAGGCGTTCATCGTGCATGAGTTGTTATTTCAAGGTGTAAAGCATTTCACGGCTCCATCCATATTAATTAAAACAGGGGATTTTGATGGGGACTGGCAAAGTTTTGAGGCGTTGATGGAAAGCGGGAGTGCTGATCCAATTTCCTGTGATTTAACTGAGGATGATCTTTCCACCATTTTGTATACGTCGGGTACTACCGGGAAGCCAAAGGGAGTGTTGTTCAGTTACCGCAATATTTTATCCGTTGCCAATTTGGTTTGTGTCGAAATGGAAGTGAAGCCGGAAAGCCGTATTTTGTTGATGATGCCGCTCAGTCATTCAGCGCCGCTTCATTTATTTTTCATGGCGGGAATGATAGTCGGTTCTACATTGGTGTTGACCCCGACTTTTACGCCGGATCTTTTCCTGGATACGGTTGAACAGGAAAAAACAACTCATTTCTTTGGTGCACCTGTCGCATATCTCACAACTGCACAGCATCCACGGATAAACGAAGCTGACTTGTCATCCATGAAGTGGTGGGTGTATGGGGGTGCAGCATTGTCGACAAAAGAGGTAAAACATATTAAACAGGTTTTTCCGAATGGGAATCTGGTTTGTGTCTATGGTCTGACCGAAGCGGGGCCAAGCGGGACGTTGCTGCTGGATCATGAGCATGAAACGAAAGCGGGAAGTATCGGCAAACGTGCAGCACTTGGTACGGAAATCAAAATTATCGATAATGATGGGAACGGACTGTCGCCTGGCGAAGTGGGGGAGATTGCACTCCATGGTGAAGGAAATATGGTCGGATATTACAACAACCCGGACGCAACAGATGAGGTGTTGCAGAACGGCTGGCTGCGGACAGGTGACCTGGCAATGAAGGATGATGATGGATATTTTTGGATTGTCGATCGGAAAAAGGACATGATTATTTCCGGCGGTGTTAATGTGTATCCGAAAGAAATTGAAGATGTTTTCCTGATGTATGAAGGGGTGACGGAGGTTGCTGTAATTGGTGTACCGCATCCGGAATGGGGAGAAACCGTTAAAGCCATCTTTGCGGCGAACGAAAAGGTGACTCAAAATGATGTGAAAAGCTTTTTGCAAGAACGGCTTGCATCGTACAAAGTGCCGCGAATCTATGAACAGGTTGAGGCGTTACCAAGAAATGCCTCCGGAAAAATTTTAAAACAGGTTTTGCGGGAAGGGGTTGCCAATTGA